A genome region from Clupea harengus chromosome 7, Ch_v2.0.2, whole genome shotgun sequence includes the following:
- the LOC105891680 gene encoding LOW QUALITY PROTEIN: putative claudin-24 (The sequence of the model RefSeq protein was modified relative to this genomic sequence to represent the inferred CDS: inserted 1 base in 1 codon) yields MVFLTTKLVERVSLFVSFGGLVTSFVTFFLPLWKTLNSDLNEMENWYEGLWHMCIFTEELGLHCKAYESTLALSADKLASRALMFISIGTGLLGVLVAFFGLEGVNVARGHRRLKRALLITGGVLIWVSGLTTLAPVSLVAYLTVVEFWDENIPDVVPRWEFGEAMFSXWIAGLLLVVGGSFLFVAVCMGDYEAEQAEDLAFSKETPRTQYYLKTEVL; encoded by the exons atggtgTTTCTAACCACCAAGCTCGTGGAGAGAGTGTCCCTCTTCGTGTCTTTCGGGGGACTGGTGACCTCGTTCGTCACGTTCTTCTTGCCCCTGTGGAAGACCCTCAACTCGGACCTGAACGAGATGGAGAACTGGTACGAGGGGCTGTGGCACATGTGCATCTTCACAGAGGAGTTGGGCCTGCACTGCAAAGCCTACGAGTCCACCTTGGCGCTGAGCGCTGACAAGCTAGCGTCGCGGGCGCTCATGTTCATCTCCATAGGCACGGGGCTGCTGGGGGTGCTGGTGGCATTCTTCGGGCTGGAGGGAGTCAACGTCGCGCGCGGACACAGGCGACTGAAGAGGGCTCTGCTCATCACGGGAGGGGTCCTCATCTGGGTGTCGGGCCTCACCACCCTGGCCCCCGTGTCCCTTGTGGCCTATTTGACTGTGGTGGAGTTCTGGGATGAGAACATCCCCGACGTGGTGCCGCGCTGGGAGTTTGGCGAGGCCATGTTTT GGTGGATCGCGGGACTCCTTCTGGTGGTTGGTGGGTCTTTCTTGTTCGTGGCTGTATGTATGGGGGATTACGAGGCGGAGCAGGCTGAAGATTTAGCCTTCTCGAAGGAGACACCAAGGACACAGTACTACCTAAAGACAGAGGTCCTATAG
- the LOC116221041 gene encoding leucine-zipper-like transcriptional regulator 1, with the protein MNVTVENVLQILEAADKTQALDMKKHCLHIIVHQFIKVSQLPNLRSLSQVLLLDIIDSLAAHISDKQCAEMGSDI; encoded by the exons ATGAACGTCACAGTGGAGAACGTGCTACAG ATCCTGGAGGCTGCAGATAAGACTCAGGCGCTGGACATGAAGAAGCACTGCCTGCACATCATTGTCCATCAGTTCATCAAG GTGTCTCAGCTGCCCAACCTGCGCTCTCTGAGCCAGGTCCTGCTGCTGGACATCATCGACTCGCTGGCCGCCCATATATCAGACAAACAGTGTGCCGAGATGGGCTCCGACATTTAG